A genomic region of Pseudorca crassidens isolate mPseCra1 chromosome 10, mPseCra1.hap1, whole genome shotgun sequence contains the following coding sequences:
- the KLF15 gene encoding Krueppel-like factor 15 has product MVDHLLPVDETFSSLKYPVGYLGDRLAGGRAYHMLPSPLSEDDSDASSLCSCASPDSQALCSCYGGGPGAEGQDSILDFLLSQATLGGGGSGGSAGANGGPMAWGTWRKAPAPVKGEHFSFPEFPVGDPDDVPRPFQPTLEEIEEFLEENMEPGVKEAPESNSKDLEARGQLSAGPHRSYLHPGASGRERCAPPPGAGVGGSQSAGGGPAPDGPIPVLLQIQPVQVKQESGAEPVSPGQAAESVKVAQLLVNIQGQTFTLVPQAVPSSSLNLPSKFVRIAPVPIAAKPIGSGPLGPGSAGLLMGQKFPKNPAAELIKMHKCTFPGCSKMYTKSSHLKAHLRRHTGEKPFACTWPGCGWRFSRSDELSRHRRSHSGVKPYQCPVCEKKFARSDHLSKHVKVHRFPRSSRAPRP; this is encoded by the exons ATGGTGGACCACTTGCTTCCAGTGGACGAGACCTTCTCGTCGCTGAAGTACCCCGTTGGTTACCTGGGTGACAGGCTGGCCGGCGGACGGGCATACCACATGCTGCCCTCGCCCCTCTCGGAGGACGACAGTGACGCCTCCAGCCTCTGTTCCTGTGCCAGCCCTGACTCGCAAGCCCTTTGCTCCTGCTACGGTGGCGGCCCCGGGGCCGAGGGCCAGGACAGCATCTTGGACTTCCTGCTGTCCCAGGCCACGCTGGGCGGCGGCGGCAGTGGTGGCAGTGCTGGGGCCAACGGCGGCCCCATGGCCTGGGGGACCTGGCGGAAAGCACCGGCACCTGTGAAGGGggagcatttctccttccccgaGTTTCCTGTGGGAGACCCCGATGACGTCCCGAGGCCCTTCCAGCCCACCCTGGAGGAGATCGAAGAGTTTCTGGAGGAGAACATGGAACCAGGGGTGAAGGAGGCCCCAGAAAGCAACAGCAAGGACTTGGAGGCCCGCGGCCAGCTCTCTGCCGGGCCACACAGGAGCTACCTCCATCCTGGGGCCAGTGGGAGAGAGCGCTGTGCCCCCCCGCCGGGAGCTGGTGTGGGCGGCAGCCAGAGCGCGGGTGGGGGTCCCGCCCCCGACGGCCCCATCCCCGTGCTGCTGCAGATCCAGCCGGTGCAGGTGAAGCAGGAATCTGGCGCCGAGCCCGTCTCCCCCGGGCAGGCCGCTGAGAGCGTCAAGGTGGCCCAGCTCCTGGTCAACATCCAGGGGCAAACCTTCACGCTGGTGCCCCAGGCGGTGCCCTCCTCCAGCTTGAACCTGCCCTCCAAGTTCGTGCGCATCGCCCCTGTGCCCATCGCCGCCAAGCCCATTGGGTCGGGACCCCTGGGGCCCGGCTCCGCCGGCCTCCTCATGGGCCAGAAGTTCCCCAAGAATCCGGCGGCAGAACTCATCAAAATGCACAAGTGTACTTTCCCCGGCTGCAGCAAGATGTACACCAAAAGCAGCCACCTCAAGGCCCACCTGCGCCGGCACACGGGGGAGAAGCCCTTCGCCTGCACCTGGCCGGGCTGCGGCTGGAG GTTCTCGCGCTCGGACGAGCTGTCCCGGCACCGGCGCTCGCACTCGGGCGTGAAGCCCTACCAGTGCCCCGTGTGCGAGAAGAAGTTCGCGCGCAGCGACCACCTGTCCAAGCACGTCAAGGTGCACCGCTTCCCCCGCAGCAGCCGTGCGCCTCGGCCCTGA